A DNA window from Brassica napus cultivar Da-Ae chromosome C1, Da-Ae, whole genome shotgun sequence contains the following coding sequences:
- the LOC106363311 gene encoding probable glucan endo-1,3-beta-glucosidase At4g16260, translated as MSQMIPLYLLLALFATILAPTSGEPVGVCYGMMGNNLPSKPDTIALFRQNNIRRVRLYDPNQEALNALKNTGIEVLVGVPNSDLRSLTNPSSARAWLQNNVLNHHPAVNFKYIAVGNEVVPSNGGGDVLPAMRNVYDALRGANLQDRIKVSTAVDMTLIGNSFPPSAGEFRGDVRWYIDPIIGFLTSTNSVLLANIYPYFSYIGNPRDISLSYALFTSPNVIVWDGSRGYQNLFDALLDVVYSAVERSGGGSLPVVVSESGWPSNGGNAATFDNARAYYTNLAARVRENKGTPKRPGRGVETYLFAMFDENQKNPEIEKNFGLFFPNKQPKFPIAFAGVREGTAVE; from the exons ATGTCACAAATGATCCCACTGTATCTTCTTCTTGCTCTCTTCGCAACCATCCTCGCTCCAACAA GTGGAGAACCAGTAGGTGTATGTTATGGAATGATGGGGAACAACCTTCCGTCTAAACCAGACACCATCGCTCTCTTCAGACAAAACAACATCAGAAGAGTCCGTCTCTACGACCCAAACCAAGAAGCTTTAAACGCTCTTAAAAACACCGGCATCGAGGTCCTCGTCGGCGTCCCCAACTCCGATCTCCGTTCACTCACTAACCCTTCCTCAGCTAGAGCGTGGCTCCAAAACAACGTTCTTAACCATCATCCCGCCGTTAACTTCAAGTACATCGCCGTCGGTAACGAAGTTGTACCGTCCAACGGCGGCGGCGATGTGCTCCCTGCGATGCGTAACGTATACGATGCTCTAAGAGGTGCGAATCTTCAAGATAGGATCAAAGTCTCTACGGCCGTTGATATGACTTTGATTGGAAACTCTTTCCCTCCTTCCGCTGGAGAGTTTCGTGGTGACGTTAGGTGGTATATCGATCCCATCATCGG GTTCTTGACGAGCACGAACTCGGTGTTACTGGCCAACATCTACCCTTATTTCAGCTACATCGGCAACCCACGAGACATCTCCCTCTCCTACGCTCTCTTCACTTCTCCTAACGTCATAGTTTGGGACGGATCTCGCGGCtaccaaaacctctttgacgcCTTGCTCGACGTCGTTTACTCTGCCGTAGAACGTTCAGGTGGTGGATCTCTTCCCGTCGTCGTTTCGGAGAGCGGATGGCCTTCAAACGGCGGAAACGCTGCGACTTTTGATAACGCGCGAGCGTATTACACGAACCTTGCGGCACGTGTGAGAGAGAACAAAGGGACGCCAAAGAGACCTGGGAGAGGTGTGGAGACGTATTTGTTCGCCATGTTCGATGAGAATCAGAAGAATCCTGAGATCGAGAAGAACTTCGGTTTGTTTTTCCCTAATAAACAGCCAAAGTTTCCGATAGCATTCGCTGGCGTGAGGGAGGGTACGGCGGTCGAGTGA